From the genome of Capsicum annuum cultivar UCD-10X-F1 chromosome 4, UCD10Xv1.1, whole genome shotgun sequence:
TATTTACCATATGATATATCAAAATGTCCTATTTGTCATACTTCCGTTGGATAAAGTTATATGATACGTTGGTTAGTGGGAGATGACACCTATCTATCCCGTAAATTTAGTTGAGGTGTACAAAAATTGATCCAAACACCATtgttataaaaaggaaaaaaacaacatATCAAAAATGATATAGCCTCCACAAAAAGCACATACTCACATCAATAAAGGTAATATATGTATGTTGCGAACCGTAAATATCCTGTGTAGATAAATATTTTTCCatataacatatcaaaatatCCCATTTGTCATAGTCCCGATGGATAAAGTTGTCATAAACGTTAGTGGAAGATGATACGTATTTATTCCGTAAATTGAGTCGAGGTGTACGAAAGCTGATCGAGACACACcattatgtaaagaaaacaaattatTAACATATCAAAAATGCTATAGTATAGGTAAGATATATGTGTTACGAACCGCAAATAGCTGTGTAGATAAATATTTACGATATAACATATCAAACTATCCCATTCGTCATAGTTTTGATGGATAAAGTTGGCCAACACATTAGCGAGAGATGATACATATCTATCCCGTGAATTTAGTCGAGGTATATAAAAGCTGATCGAGACACgacattataaaagaaaaataaaatattaacatatcAAAAATGCTATAGTAAAGGTAAGATATGTGCCGTAAATGTCCATATAACATATCAAAATGTCCCATTTCTCATAGTTTTGATggataaaattatttgatatgtAGGTGGGAGATGACACATAACCATCCCGTAAATTTAATCGAGGTGTACGAATGCTGATCGAGGCACACTATtataaaaggaaaacaaaaaattaacatATCAAAGATGCTATAGCCTCAACAAAAAGCATATACAGAGACTCACATTTCACTTTTTTTCGCTCACGCATTTCATCAAACGCATGGCATCACCGAACAAACCACCGCCGGCACCGCCGGCACCGCCGGCAGATTCCTCCGACCGACCACCCACCGCCATCATGCATCAGCCCGCCTCCCCTCGCTTCCCACCAGGTACCCCAACCTCCGACGCTAACCGTAAAATCGCCATCGCCGTTGATCTAAGTGACGAAAGCGCTTACGCCGTTAAATGGGCCGTTGAAAACTACCTCCGTCACGGTGACGCCGTTATCCTCCTTCACGTCCGTCCAACTTCCGTTCTCTACGGAGCAGATTGGGGTGCAATTGACGTATCAATTGACACGAATGATGAGAAATCGAAGCAGAAATTGGAAGAAGATTACGATAATTTCACGAGCATGAAATCAAATGATTTAGCTTTGCCGTTAGTTGAAGCGAATATTCCGTTTAAGATACGGATTGTTAAGGATCATGATATGAAAGAGAGATTGTGTTTGGAGATTGAGAGGTTAGGGTTAAGTGCTGTGATTATGGGGACTAGAGGGTTTGGTGCATCGAGGTGAAATGTGGAAGGAGGAAGACTTGGGCGTGTTAGTGATTATTGTGTTAGGCATTGTGTTTGTCCTGCTATTGTTGTGAGGTATCCTGATGATAAAGATGATGGAGTTTTGGGTGGAAAGGATGGGGAAGGTAAAAAGGGAGCTAAGGAAAGTGAGGAGGGTTCGCTTTATCACGATGCATCGGATAAAGCAACAGGTATATATCTTGATACTTACAATGTGTATTACACtgtattgtttcataatgtatcgtattatattgtattgtgttGGTTGTATTGTGTCGTACTGTATTGTTTTAATGAATACgatgtttggatagattgggttAGTTTTTGTAGCTAAGTAACGTCACACATCAGCAATTTGAAGGATGAACCTACAAGAAAAGTAGGGTAATGGATAGAGCTACTATAGTTAACAAAATTAGGGTAACGGACTTCTTGTCATTACATATTAACAAAAACTTGAAGAAGACTACGATAATTTTACAAGTATGAAATCGAATGACTTAGGTAACTGTTAGTGGATGCGACTATTCTGTTTAAGATACGGATTGTTAAGGATCATGATATGAAGGAGAGATCATGAGAGTTTAGGGTTAAGTGTTGTGATTATTGGTTTTGGTGCGTGAGGCGAAATGTGGAAGGTGGAAGACTTGGGAGTGTTAGTGATTATTGTGTTAGGCATTGTGTTTGCCCTGTTATTGTTGTGAGGTATCCTGATGATAAAGATGATGGAATTATGGGTGGAAACGATGGGGAAGGTAAAAAGGGAGCTAAGGAATGTGAGGAGGATTCGTTTTATCACGATGCATCGGATAAAGCAACAGGTACATCTTGATACTTACAATGTTAGGTATTGTTTCATAGTGTGTTGTATTGTACTGTATTATTTTAGTGAATACAACGTTTGGATAGATCTTATTGTTTTCGGTCGTATATAATGTTGCGCATCAACTATTTGTAGGATAAATCTACACTATAAGTAGGGTATGAGTTAGAGCTACTAACAAGGTAGGTAAGGTAAAGGATAAATTAAGattattaagtaattattaaaacaaaatgagaaataaaaataaggaaatgatACAATCACAGCAAATCAGTCAATACACAAAATGGGACTTTGCTGTTACATAACGATGAGTTTAACATAAGATACAATATAATTTAAGTAACAATCAAAACGAACATTGTAGTTACAGTAACAAGTAACAACACAATACAtaggtaacaaccatccaaacaagttGTTGGCTAAAAACATTTCCACTGCTCAGCCCAATAAAAATATTCGCTTGCGAGATAAGAAAGTGGATGGTGTTCAACAAATCAGAGGAGTGGTATGGGGCATTTAGTTAATATGATGCTGGCTGCAACAAAGGTTGTGACTTTATCATGTGTGTTCTTTGTTTCGATCACCTAAGCTAGTTGCAAGTAATGCTATTGGAAATTATTTTGATTGATTGCTGTAGGAGACTGGTAATGGCCTGACGATTCTTGATTAGTTGAGCCTCTGTTTTCATTTTATGGAGATTCTTGTGGAAACTATGTTCTGAGAAGAGTTGAATGTTTGCAAAATCATTTGTCACCCATTAGCTAAAAGTATTTCGTCTTCTTGGCCCGGTAAAAAGAATCAGTTTGCAAGATGGGATGCTGAATGATGTTCAACAAATCAAAGGAATGGTATGGGGTATTTAGTTAATATTATGTTGGCTGTCACAAAGGTTGTGACTTTATGATATTAAGACTAGTAGTAGTGTGTAGTTTGTTTCGATCCCCTACACTTGTTGTAAGTAGTGCTATATGGAAGTATTTTGATTGGTTACTGTAGGAAACGGGGAATGGACTGATGATTCTTGATTTGTTGAGTGACTTTATTATCTTTTTGATAACGTAAGAAATCGTGTACGAGTGACTTTATCATCTATTAAGGGCGGCTAGGCTGTGTGTAGTTTGTTTCGATCACCTAAACTAGTTGTAAATAATGCTGTAGGAAAGTATTATGAttgattggtctaggaagctgggAATGGACTGATGATTATTGATCAGTTGTGTGACTTTATTAAGGACTAGGTTGTGTGTAGTTTATTTCGATCGCCTACGCTAGCTGTAAGTAATGCTATAGGGAAGTATTTTGATTGGTTGCTGTACGAAACTGGGAATGGACTGATGATTCTTGATTAGTCGAGTGATTTTATTATCTATAAAGGACTAGGCAATGTGTAGGTTGTTTGATCGCTTAAGCTAGTTGTAAGTAATGATATAGGGAAGTATTTTGAGTGATATCTGTAAGAAATTGGGTATGGACTGATGATTCTTGATTAGTTGAGTGACTTCATTATCTATTAAGGACTAGGCAATGTGTTGTTTGTTTCGACATCCAAGCTAGTTGTAAGTAATGCTCTATGGAAGTATTTTGATTGATTGTTGTAGGAAACTGGGAATGGACTGATGATTCATTTATTGAGTGACTATTATCTAGGTGTGTAATTAGTTCGATCATCTAAGCTAGTTGTAAGTATTTTGATTGCTTGTCGTGGCAAAACTGGGAATGCACTGATGATTCTTTTATTAGTTAAGTCGCTGTTTCATTTACGGAGAAATTCTTGTGGATTTTACACTCCGAGAGGGGTTTGAATGTTCTCTGTTCAATAAAAACCTAGTTCATCATTCTGGTTTCTTGGCTCAGTTGGAGTGAAATGATTGGGATTGCGGTTACAAACAACAACCGCTACACCTCTATATCTCAAATAACTACTACACCTATTGCAAGAAATACTTCCATTTAGAACAATATCCGCTCCTTTCATTTGTGTCATCCGAAAAAAAAGAGATTTGAATCATATCTGGTGCGCATTGTCCTCGTTGACATAACTGATCACCAAGCCGACTTTGCATGATGCAGATACGGAGAAGGCTTCTTGAATTACGACGATGGGTGTGCATGTTTCTATACTTCTGACAAAGCGACCTTCAACGGTGTTCACTGCGCCAGTGAGAAATCAATTTGGTGGTTCTCTGCGCCTGTGTTTCCGCAGAGTATCCTCTACCGTGCTTCAAGTTTCATGAacgttgtttttgttttttgaatttggCTGCTTGTTTTCTCCGTGCAATAACATACTCTTGGAGCTGTTATATAAGGTTCTTGGTTGTATTTGCGGATGTTCTCTTTTCCTTTTGTTTGCTTCGTTCGGAGGTTGCTCAAGGGTAAAGCTAGTAAAACGTTTGCTTTAACCCTCCAAAATTCTGAGGCCcaaaaaattttatatgaattttatgatttaaatttctaaaaatcacacaaatacacaacttatattttcaatattactaaaaatcccaactccctaaacatattactaAAATTTCAATTTATATACAGAATGCTAGGTATATGTTGGCTATGTTAGGTATATTAATAGGGagtagggagagagagtaaagtaattaaaaaggtgggagagagtgtaattactttcaaaaaagttggtatttatgttatttatactttaaatttttcttagaagattgtaaaatataaaggtacaaaatttaaattaagggAAAATGTTCTGTTTTCCTCTTGAATTAGACACGAAATTGTCGAGTCACACTCGAATTTTAGGAGGTTCTTACTATCCCTGAATTAATTaaatcgtatttttggcaaccttagtgcctacgggGCACATCAGTGAATCGACACACTGAAGGTTCACGTAGGCACATGTATATGCCACGTAGgtactaaggttgtcaaaaatacggttttaattagtccaggggtattaggaccctcctaaagttctggtgtgtctcaacaatttcgtgtatagttcaggaTGGAAACATGACATTTTCTcgtaaattaataataaaagaaaaagaactatctgttttttaattaaaaactagcAGTCGTATCCTCCTGACGCGCTGATTTTATTTAGCATTCTTAAATATGTActtgctaaattcttgaataaaaaagaaaggaaaatatttaaaaCTCTCTTTTATGGATGTAACAAAACATATAAATCGTTATCTTTTTTTAAGTGAAAATAATTAATGTATTGAAGttgtaataaaattttcatatcaTTCATAAAAAATATGGGAGTTATCGTTCACGTAAGAACATTCTTTGTAGTCTTCCTCGCgaacaaaatctgaaaataaaatcaagaaaaaagaaatagatagcACCAAAACACTGATGATATAACAAAACCTGACAACACAACTAAAAATGGCTCTTACAAGAACgtgaagaggaagaagagaaggTTGAAGAGGAGATTTGTTATAGCAGCTTTGGATCCTGGACTTGCAAAGATGAATGCGAGTTTAAGTGTCTATCTATAAGTTTATATGTTTATGTTGCAAATATGTCAAGTTTAATTGGCTATCAagtaattaaacaaaaaaattatttatactaaTTTAACTTAGTAAATATAAGTCCGAATAACTGTCATCTGGCTTGGACAAAttgatgaaaaaagtgaaaattcatCGAAGTGCAAACTGTTTAATGTAACTCAAAATTTGTGAGCTAGTAACCACTATCACTAACCCCATAGGCCGATTCAACTTTTCAATGTCCAGACTCGTAATAAATCATCATGAAGTTTGACACCTTAATTGAGAGATTAATTAtcaaatttaaaaggaaaaaagtatTGTGTAGTTCTCACCTCCGATTTTCGGACATCTCAACCACTTCTTTGTTGTTACTgttttcaaaacttaaatccGTGACCTCCAGATCACAGCgcgaataaaaaattaaactgtgaaacaactaaaataaaaagtgggAAGAAGGAAGCAGTTGAAGTCGAAAAGTGTAAATGAATCATTGAAAGTTTCAACCGATCACTTCACTCTCGAATGTATTTTTCTTCTGAGACATCTCTTTTGAGGTGCATTTAGGAAAGTACACATAAAAGAAGGTAAACAAAGGTAAGTGAAGTGCTATTGAAACGGACAGGAATAAGTAATATTACAAAACGAAAGAAGACAAGAAGAACACACAGATTTTACGTGAAAACCTTTGACGGAAAAAATCACGGGCAGAAGAGGAggaaattcactataatggagaggaaTACAATGAGGAGATGAAAGTCTCAATGACGTATATAAAACGTCcaaaaacaacccactaaattgCAGCTACCACCACAAACCCCCCAAAAAATCTCAAACATGAATCGCACCGCAAATTTTTTAGGGttaaatcaacaaaattcgggtcacaaactCTCACATGAAGCATAGATTGTTGTTATTCTCAAAACAAAGTAGTAAAAGAATTATCAACATCAACAAGAGGGTGCAACAAAGAAAGAATAAGTCACTATTCATGATCCTACAACAATCTTATGTGTTTTATTCATCAATCtccaatattttattgatttaccTAGACACACTAAAAGGTGGAATACTTTGttcaaacttgaaaaaattaCTAGGATCCACTTTACTTTTCACCTTTGCTAACCTCTCAAAGTtaccaccaaaatattttttacccCAAACTCTAGAATTTTCATAGTTATATTCTCCATCATTTCTCCCAAAATCAAGATCCCTATAATTAAGATAACCACTTCTTGATGAATTTGACACAAATGAACTCATTTTATCATAAAGTTCCGTTAACCATTTAATCTTGTTACTAGATATATTCTCACTATTATCATCCCAATTCACCATATATTGAATGTTGAACAAATTTCCCTTTCTATAAGGAAATGGAATTTCGAATTCCGAAATTTCATCCATTCTTCCACCTAATGGATCCAGTATCATTATAGGCTTTTGTTCATCGCGAAACATGGTTCTAATCAATCTCCACACCCCTCTTGGCATTGGACTTCTGACAAAATCAGACGTCGCTTTGTAGTAATTCATTATTCGTGGCCATTCATTTTTCACCAGAAACTCAACCGAATCACTTGTCCTCCTGGATGCGAAGTACAGTGTCGCGCGAATCCAGGGGACTTCAAAACATTCTTTCTTTATACAAGGCAAATCATCAGGAGTGCAATTCACCACCACTGGATCTTCAAAACAATCCTCTTCTACTAATCCGAATTCGGGGAAAGTTTGATTCAGCAATGGAATTAACTCACTCACTCTACCAAGAAATAGTCCTTGAAATGAAACTTGTACGATTCTTTTACTTCTACTTCTCTTGTTTTGTATCAAGACTCTCATGAACATATCGCGAGTCAATTTATGTGACACGTTTTGCCATCGTTGGAGTAGGTTTATAGTTTCCCCATGCAATACTCGACGTATTGTGAAGGTAGTAAGCTTTGATGGCACGCGTACTAGTTTAACTTTCCAGGCTAAAATGACACAGAAACTCGATCCACCACCTCCTCGTATAGCCCAGAACAAGTCTTCTCCCATCGATTTTCTATCAAGGATTTCTCCATGTACGTTCATCACACGTGCATCAAGGACATTATCGGCTGCTAGCCCGAATTTCCTCATCAATGTACCTATTCCTCCACCACTTATGATCCCACCGCTGCCAACACTGGGATACAATCCTCCTGAAAATGCAAGATTTTCGCTTTTTTTCGCAATTTCATAGTAAAGTTGTCCCATTGTCACCCCTGTCTGAATCCAGGCCGTTTCGTCGTTTTCATCGATGGTAATGTCATCAAGCGTGGATAAATCAACGATGACGAATTGTTGACCAGTATCAGAGCGAAAAGATAAACCTTCATAGTCATGACCACCGCTTTTTACTCTGATTTGTATCCCAAATCTCTGGCTACAAAGTATAATAGGCCTGATCTCGGATTCGTTTTTTGGGGCTATGAAGAAAATTGGATGTGAAGATGAAGAATTTAACCACCTAGGGTTTTTGTGACCATATTCTAAAAGAGACGAATATGTTGGTGATTTCGAAAAATGTAtatgtttttcaatatttttgtctGAAGTTTGGTTTAAAATGCAATCAAGAAACTCTTGTTGAGCATTAGTTTCAATACAAATCAagaatgaaactaacaaaaatgaaagaaattgaaaatatCTTTCCATTGTTTCGAAACGAGTTAAGCTGAGCTAAACTAAACTGCTGTTAGAGaattcgatatatatatatatatatatatatataaaaaaaaaagaaagtaatgTTATTTAGGTGGAACAATCTGAACTCTCCATAGAATATGAAAGAGGAACATAGACAAATGGTTTCTTTTATAATGTCAAAAATAAGAGATGAATATATTAacattaattataaattaaatcaaTGTCACATTAACATAGAATTGAATAAAGAGTATTTATAAATAGTAAAACGTTACAGTCAAACTTGAAATGAATAGTACTTAGTATAAATTAAGGTTACTATTAAAagagaatttaatttttttttaaaagaaaagttaaaaggcCAAAAATATACTATCTGAACTGTTATTTTTTTGCGAGTTTTATACCTTATTTATCAGTTATTTCTTTTTACTTCGTGGGGTATTATTATGTATGTGTTATAGCGGATCTCGAATTTGCCTAGGCTAAATATCAGATTTTCTTTTCCATACGTATCGGTGATTGATCagatagaaaaagagaaaaataaataattgtttcTTTTAATCAGCTTGAAATTTTTGACTtgattatatttgaatttgacaGTGAAGGGAGTACAATTTTTGTCTATATTATTGgaaaaaattaagatattaattttagtcaattaatatatttttgagCATGAGgataagtattattattattagctgGCATGGGCCATTTTGATTTTGGCTGTAAGCTTAAAAAATTgacttttattttgttgtatgtATTAGATTATTTGGctctatataaatagaatatAGCACCGATATATATTctgttgttactttttttttttttataaaaaaaaaatccctaTTTAGAGTTTGATTCCTGCAGTGAAGTCTgtcgaaatttatgttgtttgcgtggaaaaataacataaacatatatcttaatttattatatttaaatgcacatccttataaagtaattataaaaatctcaactaCTTATGTATCATCATCGGAGGTATCAGAAGCTAATTATGaatctcgacagattcaaaattttaaaaaatatacccaaagctaattatgtattcttacaaagaaaaaaatatatcttcgttaAATGTATTATATATCTCGAAAGacctaaaattagaaaaaaatttaacggaagctaattatgtatttataaagtaaaaaatgtatcttcattggatataTTAAAAGCTATTTATATATCTCAACATattcaaaattgagattttaataAAACTGTAGAAATTTATAGTTTGTCTGTTTTTTAAACCCAAAATGTAACACCGAAACTCTGAGTATAGAAGAAATAACCCTATTCACGGCACCATATTTTTTTATGGTAtcttttgttgtaatttttttttttgttttttcattcagTGTTTGGTATCCGTATTGGAGTTTGATTAATTCGGATTCGTGCCGCGTAGAGCCCCATACGGGAGTAAGCACTAACAGAGTTTTCTCCGTATCCAGGATCGAACCTTCGATCTCTAATTAAGGATAGAGCAGCCTCAttcactgcaccacaacccatattaATATCTTTTGTTGAGTGGTGCATAttcaaagtcaaaaaaaaaaaatactaatatttaatttatttagatagtataagtttttttttaatagaagAATATTCAACTGGTCACTCTGAAACTGTTTTGTATATTTCATTTGTATTTAATTGTCTAGTCTtaaatacttgaaattgtgaGATTCCATTTGAATAAGTTACATACGATATCAATTAATTACAAACTTCAAGTTGAGTTGCTTGacttgtcttttttatttttttgtaatattttaattttaatatttcacgTGACATATTTacgataagaaaattaaagaatattttgatacatttgatataactttaatttaagaacaCAGCAttcaaaagtttatttattttcttaaattttgtgtcatctTAAAacaggtcattctttttaaaacggaaggagtaaatttttaatatatggtCCAAGCCAAAGCTAATAATTCTTTCCAACAGTAACATgattttaattttacaaaatGCATCGAAGAGTATATCAAATAAGAACGACATATGTATAAGTAACATTTTTTGCACAATGACATGCgataaacaaaataaaagtgCATTATTGTAGTTTTGGACGGACTATAGTCAAATCAAATAAGAACGATATATGTATAACTAACATTTTTTACATATTCACATGGcgataaacaaattaaaaacacATCATTGTTTAGATAGGTTGGATAGATGGATGCGGCCCGATGACTAAAGTTGTTCTGAATTGACTATAGTCAAATCAAATAAGAACGACATATGTATACATAACATTTTTTACATATTCAAACGACGATAAACAAAATAAAACCGTATTATTATTTAGATAGGTAGGATAGATGGATGTGGTACGATGACTAAAGTAGTTCTGGACCAACTACAATCAAATCAAATAAGAATGACATAcgtataaataatattttttgcatattcacatgatgataaa
Proteins encoded in this window:
- the LOC107853426 gene encoding universal stress protein PHOS32, translating into MASPNKPPPAPPAPPADSSDRPPTAIMHQPASPRFPPGTPTSDANRKIAIAVDLSDESAYAVKWAVENYLRHGDAVILLHVRPTSVLYGADWGAIDVSIDTNDEKSKQKLEEDYDNFTSMKSNDLALPLVEANIPFKIRIVKDHDMKERLCLEIERLGLSAVIMGTRGFGASRRNVEGGRLGSVSDYCVRHCVCPVIVVRYPDDKDDGIMGGNDGEGKKGAKECEEDSFYHDASDKATDTEKAS
- the LOC124897627 gene encoding berberine bridge enzyme-like 22, producing MERYFQFLSFLLVSFLICIETNAQQEFLDCILNQTSDKNIEKHIHFSKSPTYSSLLEYGHKNPRWLNSSSSHPIFFIAPKNESEIRPIILCSQRFGIQIRVKSGGHDYEGLSFRSDTGQQFVIVDLSTLDDITIDENDETAWIQTGVTMGQLYYEIAKKSENLAFSGGLYPSVGSGGIISGGGIGTLMRKFGLAADNVLDARVMNVHGEILDRKSMGEDLFWAIRGGGGSSFCVILAWKVKLVRVPSKLTTFTIRRVLHGETINLLQRWQNVSHKLTRDMFMRVLIQNKRSRSKRIVQVSFQGLFLGRVSELIPLLNQTFPEFGLVEEDCFEDPVVVNCTPDDLPCIKKECFEVPWIRATLYFASRRTSDSVEFLVKNEWPRIMNYYKATSDFVRSPMPRGVWRLIRTMFRDEQKPIMILDPLGGRMDEISEFEIPFPYRKGNLFNIQYMVNWDDNSENISSNKIKWLTELYDKMSSFVSNSSRSGYLNYRDLDFGRNDGEYNYENSRVWGKKYFGGNFERLAKVKSKVDPSNFFKFEQSIPPFSVSR